One segment of Solanum stenotomum isolate F172 chromosome 1, ASM1918654v1, whole genome shotgun sequence DNA contains the following:
- the LOC125857288 gene encoding uncharacterized protein LOC125857288: MDKSWIGMPRNTSEYLLGLNQFLDFAFNNGAIGDKIKCPCPKCGFGKWQTRNIVFDHLINKPFPKNYVTWVMHGEMNVFPNSRNIETTQATPPIENPIELLVNEAFGGLRHEGVDVGPSPVVEEEETLHDTPALNKKNLFELLKDGSQELYEGSKYSKLEFLLKLYHIKCLSGLSDKGMTMILDLLRDAFKFAKIPDSFYEAKKTINKLSLDYIKIDACPNDCMLYWEDDVNAETCKYCHTSRWKPEKKSNTDHTPTTSKKKKKKQKKNPAKILRYFPLKPRLQRLFMCSKIAEHMRWHAKDDNKDGTLRHPRDGEAWKKFDTTFPEFSSDPRNVRLGLASDGFNPFGTMSTSHSIWPVILVPYNLPPWLCMKQPNFILSMIIPGPRAPGNNIDVYLQPLIKELKELWSDGVDTFDSSKNEMFRMRAALMWTVSDFPGLDSLSGWNTHTGLACPSCNFDAEPCRLPHSRKWCFIGHRRFLSRNHKFRMMRHRFDGTVEERTPPKKLSGSDIFQQVRDINVTFGRPAELNRKRKRNKQRNDDEGGTQQWRKKSIFFDLPYWESNLLRHNLDVMHIEKNVFDNIIYTLLNDKEKSKDHIKARKDLQDMGIWRDLWPDENGECRLGAFTIPKKKKLAFLKTLKNILVPDGYASNISRCIDLDKKRIFGLKSHDCHILMQQLLPIAIRNVLPNQVVATLVEFSSFFRQLCMKILTISDLEKLQNRIVETLSHLEILFPPSFFTVMIHLTVHLVDEVKQGGPVHYRWMYFVESEFRQHIKRSTKGRRVSTTEVEKRVSKEFPDWFPKRIINPDIAETISDDMKFLAQGPAQDARRFSAYNINGFKFRTLSREQGSKTQNSGVFLISDTSCIASSVDSCARHADLPYYGKLEEIIELNYYGKFKVILFKCLWADTTRNRGYKTDAWKFNCVNFSKLIHTGDREDHDPYIEASQANMVYYVDDETDKEWSVVVHLKPRDLFEMGEVDEEDLFRFLVVVFLVSDFWLLFFSFRFLVAVFAVFSYYFVAFRFLVAVFLVSGD; the protein is encoded by the exons ATGGATAAGTCTTGGATTGGAATGCCAAGAAACACATCGGAGTATTTGCTTGGTTTGAATCAATTTCTAGATTTTGCATTTAACAATGGAGCTATAGGAGATAAAATTAAATGTCCATGTCCTAAATGTGGTTTTGGAAAGTGGCAAACTAGAAATATAGTGTTTGACCATTTGATCAACAAGCCGTTCCCAAAGAATTATGTCACTTGGGTTATGCATGGAGAAATGAATGTGTTTCCTAATTCGAGAAACATAGAGACCACTCAGGCTACACCACCCATTGAAAATCCAATAGAATTATTGGTTAATGAAGCATTCGGGGGCTTAAGGCATGAGGGTGTTGATGTAGGTCCATCACCGGtagtggaagaagaagaaacattaCATGATACGCCTgctttaaataagaaaaatttattTGAGTTGCTTAAAGATGGAAGTCAAGAATTGTATGAAGGCTCCAAGTACTCAAAGTTGGAATTTTTGTTAAAGCTTTATCACATTAAGTGTTTGTCTGGATTAAGTGATAAGGGAATGACTATGATCCTAGATCTACTTCGGGATGCATTTAAATTTGCAAAGATCCCTGATTCTTTTTATGAGGCCAAGAAAACCATAAATAAGTTGAGTcttgattatatcaaaatagaTGCTTGTCCAAATGATTGCATGTTGTATTGGGAAGATGATGTTAACGCCGAGACATGTAAGTATTGTCACACTTCTAGATGGAAGCCAGAGAAGAAGAGCAATACAGATCATACACCGACCACaagtaagaagaaaaagaagaagcaaaagaagAACCCTGCAAAAATTTTGCGATACTTTCCCTTAAAACCAAGATTGCAAAGATTGTTCATGTGTTCTAAAATTGCAGAGCATATGAGATGGCATGCAAAGGATGATAACAAAGATGGAACCCTACGACATCCTAGAGATGGTGAGGCGTGGAAGAAGTTTGATACAACTTTTCCTGAATTTTCTTCTGATCCTCGAAATGTCCGATTAGGCCTAGCTAGTGATGGTTTCAATCCTTTTGGGACAATGAGTACTAGTCATAGCATTTGGCCTGTTATTTTGGTTCCATACAACCTTCCTCCATGGTTGTGTATGAAACAACCAAATTTTATCCTCTCAATGATTATTCCAGGTCCACGTGCACCAGGAAATAACATAGATGTATACCTCCAACCCCTtattaaggagttgaaagagttgtgGAGTGATGGTGTTGACACTTTTGACTCATCAAAGAATGAAATGTTTAGAATGCGAGCGGCTCTTATGTGGACAGTTAGTGACTTTCCTGGACTTGATAGCTTATCTGGTTGGAACACACATACTGGTCTTGCATGTCCCTCGTGTAATTTTGACGCAGAACCTTGTCGACTTCCTCATAGTAGAAAGTGGTGTTTTATTGGCCATCGTCGATTTTTGTCTAGAAATCACAAATTTAGAATGATGAGGCATCGTTTTGATGGAACCGTGGAAGAGAGGACCCCTCCAAAGAAGTTATCAGGATCAGATATTTTTCAACAAGTGAGAGATATCAATGTCACATTTGGAAGACCAGCAGAGTTGAATCGTAAAAGAAAACGAAACAAGCAAAGAAATGATGATGAAGGTGGAACTCaacaatggagaaaaaaaagcATCTTCTTTGATCTTCCATATTGGGAGTCTAATTTGTTGCGCCACAATTTAGATGTTATGCATATTGAAAAGAATGTGTTTGACAACATCATATATACCTTGctaaatgataaagaaaaatcaaaggaTCATATTAAGGCTCGAAAAGATCTACAAGACATGGGTATATGGCGCGATCTATGGCCGGATGAGAATGGTGAATGTCGGCTTGGTGCATTTACAattccaaagaagaagaaattggcCTTCCTCAAGACTTTAAAGAATATCTTAGTGCCAGATGGTTATGCAAGTAATATATCTCGTTGCATTGATTTggataaaaaaagaatatttggaTTAAAGAGTCATGATTGTCATATCCTCATGCAACAGTTGTTACCGATAGCAATTCGCAATGTTCTTCCAAATCAGGTCGTTGCAACTCTGGTAgagttttcttccttttttaggCAGCTTTGTATGAAGATCTTAACCATCTCTGACCTAGAAAAGCTACAAAATCGAATTGTAGAAACCTTGAGTCATCTAGAGATATTGTTTCCCCCTTCATTTTTTACTGTAATGATTCATCTGACTGTCCATCTAGTTGATGAAGTAAAACAAGGTGGGCCTGTACATTATCGCTGGATGTATTTTGTTGAAAG TGAATTCAGACAGCACATCAAAAGAAGTACAAAGGGTCGAAGAGTTTCAACAACAGAGGTAGAGAAGAGAGTTAGTAAAGAGTTTCCTGATTGGTTTCCTAAGCGA ATTATCAACCCAGATATCGCAGAAACTATCTCTGATGATATGAAGTTTTTAGCACAAGGTCCTGCACAAGATGCAAGAAGATTTAGTGCTTATAACATTAATGGGTTCAAATTTCGAACTTTATCTAGAGAACAAggatcaaaaactcaaaatagtgGAGTTTTTCTTATCTCTGACACTTCTTGTATTGCGTCTAGTGTAGATAGCTGTGCAAGACATGCGGACCTGCCATATTATGGAAAGTTAGAAGAGATTATCGAGCTTAATTATTATGGCAAGTTCAAAGTTATTCTTTTCAAGTGTCTATGGGCTGATACTACTCGAAATAGAGGGTACAAAACAGATGCTTGGAAGTTTAACTGTGtcaatttttctaaattgatTCACACTGGTGATCGCGAGGATCATGATCCATATATTGAAGCATCACAAGCAAATATGGTCTACTATGTTGATGATGAGACTGATAAAGAATGGAGTGTCGTTGTACATCTAAAGCCAAGAGATTTGTTTGAAATGGGAGAGGTTGATGAAGAGGATCT tttcag ATTTttggttgttgtttttttagtttcag ATTTTTGGTTGTTGTTTTTTAGTTTCAG ATTTTTGGTTGCTGTTTTTGCAGTTTTTAGCTACTATTTTGTTGCTTTTAG ATTTTTAGTTGctgtttttttagtttcagGGGATTAA